Proteins from one Rhinopithecus roxellana isolate Shanxi Qingling chromosome 20, ASM756505v1, whole genome shotgun sequence genomic window:
- the IL27 gene encoding interleukin-27 subunit alpha isoform X2 — MGQTAGNLGWRLSLLLLPLLLVQAGVWGFPRPPGRPQLSVQKLQREFTVSLHLARKLLSEVRGQAHRFAESHLPGVNLDLLPLGEQLPDVSLTFQAWRRLSDLERLCFLSTTLQPFRALLGGLGTQGRWTNTERMQLWAMRLDLRDLQRHLRFQVLAAGFHLTEEEEEEEEEEEEEEEERKGLLPGALGSASQGPAQVSWPQLLSTYRLLHSLELILSRAVRDLLLLSKAGHSVWPLGFPTLGPQP; from the exons ATGGGCCAGACGGCAGGCAACCTTGGCTGGC GGCTCAGCCTGTTGCTGCTTCCCTTGCTCCTGGTTCAAGCTGGTGTCTGGGGATTCCCAAGGCCCCCAGGGAGGCCCCAGCTGAGCGTGCAGAAGCTGCAGAGGGAGTTCACGGTCAGCCTGCATCTCGCCAGGAAGCTGCTCTCCGAGGTTCGGGGCCAGGCCCACCGCTTT GCGGAATCTCACCTGCCAGGAGTGAACCTGGACCTCCTGCCCCTGGGAGAGCAGCTCCCTGATGTTTCCCTGACCTTCCAGGCCTGGCGCCGCCTCTCT GACCTGGAGCGTCTCTGCTTCCTCTCCACCACGCTTCAGCCCTTCCGTGCCCTGCTGGGAGGGCTGGGGACCCAGGGCCGCTGGACCAACACGGAGAGGATGCAGCTGTGGGCCATGAGGCTGGACCTCCGCGATCTGCAGCGGCACCTGCGCTTCCAG GTGCTAGCTGCAGGATTCCACCTcacggaggaggaggaggaggaggaggaggaggaagaggaggaggaggaggagaggaaggggctgCTCCCAGGGGCACTGGGCAGTGCCTCACAGGGGCCGGCCCAGGTGTCCTGGCCCCAACTCCTCTCCACGTACCGCCTGCTGCACTCCTTGGAGCTCATCTTATCTCGGGCCGTGCGGGACTTGCTGCTGCTGTCCAAGGCCGGGCACTCAGTCTGGCCCTTGGGGTTCCCAACACTGGGCCCCCAGCCCTGA
- the IL27 gene encoding interleukin-27 subunit alpha isoform X1, giving the protein MFPSFSRVLKLSPCLAHPLPISPGLSLLLLPLLLVQAGVWGFPRPPGRPQLSVQKLQREFTVSLHLARKLLSEVRGQAHRFAESHLPGVNLDLLPLGEQLPDVSLTFQAWRRLSDLERLCFLSTTLQPFRALLGGLGTQGRWTNTERMQLWAMRLDLRDLQRHLRFQVLAAGFHLTEEEEEEEEEEEEEEEERKGLLPGALGSASQGPAQVSWPQLLSTYRLLHSLELILSRAVRDLLLLSKAGHSVWPLGFPTLGPQP; this is encoded by the exons ATGTTCCCTTCCTTCTCCCGAGTTCTCAAGCTGTCTCCCTGTCTCGCCcaccctctccccatctctccagGGCTCAGCCTGTTGCTGCTTCCCTTGCTCCTGGTTCAAGCTGGTGTCTGGGGATTCCCAAGGCCCCCAGGGAGGCCCCAGCTGAGCGTGCAGAAGCTGCAGAGGGAGTTCACGGTCAGCCTGCATCTCGCCAGGAAGCTGCTCTCCGAGGTTCGGGGCCAGGCCCACCGCTTT GCGGAATCTCACCTGCCAGGAGTGAACCTGGACCTCCTGCCCCTGGGAGAGCAGCTCCCTGATGTTTCCCTGACCTTCCAGGCCTGGCGCCGCCTCTCT GACCTGGAGCGTCTCTGCTTCCTCTCCACCACGCTTCAGCCCTTCCGTGCCCTGCTGGGAGGGCTGGGGACCCAGGGCCGCTGGACCAACACGGAGAGGATGCAGCTGTGGGCCATGAGGCTGGACCTCCGCGATCTGCAGCGGCACCTGCGCTTCCAG GTGCTAGCTGCAGGATTCCACCTcacggaggaggaggaggaggaggaggaggaggaagaggaggaggaggaggagaggaaggggctgCTCCCAGGGGCACTGGGCAGTGCCTCACAGGGGCCGGCCCAGGTGTCCTGGCCCCAACTCCTCTCCACGTACCGCCTGCTGCACTCCTTGGAGCTCATCTTATCTCGGGCCGTGCGGGACTTGCTGCTGCTGTCCAAGGCCGGGCACTCAGTCTGGCCCTTGGGGTTCCCAACACTGGGCCCCCAGCCCTGA